CGACTTTTGTTTTTTTGCGTAAGGGTGGGGGATGTAATGTCTTTGTAATAAAGCTACTTTTCGTGACTTCAAAAAATCGCAATAAGCAGATGGGATATCTTACTACTCATACGAAAGATCAAAGGAGTAACATAATAAAACTTCTGTTGAGGTTTACCTTGGCTTTGCGAGTCTCTCGATATCCTTTACGCATTCACAACCCTTCTTTTCTCCAGCAGCACATGCTTTAGTACAGAACTCCAGTGCCAGGTCGTTCCTACCCTGAGCTAATTCCTGCACACCATAGATTGTGCAGGCATCGTTTCGACCGAAGTGGCAGGCTTTGAGGAAAGATTTTGTGGCACGATCCTTATCGTTCATGTCCAGCGCTAGATTTCCTAAATCTACACAACCGTCCTGGCGAGTATCGTTACAAAATTGCTCTAAAATTGCAGATGCTTCTCCATGCCTCTTTTCTTTTGCTAGTCCGGAGGCCTCTTGAAGGAGCTTTAAATCACAGCCATTTTTATCCCCGGCATTGCAAGCCTGCGAAAACCACGTGATAGCTTCGGTATCTTTACCAAGGTCACTGTAAAGAATCCCTAGGTTCAGGCACCCTCTAACCAGCCCGGCTGTGCATGCCTTTTTGTACGACTCGATCGCGGTTTCCTTATTTGGATTTGTACGTGAGTTATACCCAAGATCGTTGCATGATTCTGGGTGGCCCAGGTCGCATCCACGCGCGAGGTAATGGAGAGAAAGCTTACTATCTAGGGATTGGCCAATAAGGTTTGAAGCACGGCGACATGACCCGGCCAGACCCCTCTCGCAGGCTTTTGTTGTGATGTCAATTGCCCTCGACTTATCGCCCCGTTTTTCAAATATCAGGGCCAGATTGTCACATCCCAGCGACTCGTCATGTTTGCAGGCATGATCGTAATATCGTTCTGCATCATTTTCATTTCCCCGCTTCATGGCTAATACGCCAGCGTCATTGCACGCAAAGTACCCACCATTGTTGCATACATATTCGTATATCAAAGAGGCCTGTAGAAGATTGTTTTCCTTCTGGAGCCGGTATCCATACTCACGGCAATCAGTTAATTGCAGACCTGTGCATGGATTTCCTTTATCCTGGCTTGTTTCGGTCGCTAGTTTGGCGCACGCAGATCTTCGCCCCGCTTTGCAGGCTACCTCCAAGTAGGACTTGGCCTTTTCTGGTCTGTGATCCAAGATATTGGCGCCAGCTAGTTCACAGGATAGGCTTCGAAAGCCAGTGTCAGCGGAACAGTCACGATCAAATGCGCCTATTGCTTCGTCAATCATACCCAGGCTGATAAGGGCACTGCCATAATCCGTACAGGCACCCTCGACCAAACGACCTTCACAATATCTCTGAAGGACCGATAACTTTGATTTGTCTCCATCCTGTCTTACTGCTCTGAGGGCTTCTTGAGCACAGCTTAATTTGTAGTCAAGTTCACATGCTTTACGGTGCCTATCGCGAGATTCTTGGAGACTGCCAGCCGCCTCCAATAGCGTTGCATCTACAGAACACGCAAGGCCGTGGCCAGCTTCACATAGTTTTACAGAAAGGGATTTTGCTTCATCGGTGAGATTTTGTTCCATCAGCGCCAAAAGGTATCCTAGACAGTGGGACTCATTGGCTGAACACCCTATGGCTCCCTTTTCTTTTGCCCTCTCTAGACTGCCTTGTTTCAAATATTGTTGGGCTAGACTGGTGCATGAACTTCTATCGCCGGATTCGCAGTTCTCTTCAAAAATGGGTAAAGCTGCGGCAGTTTGTCCTCGGTGAGTCAAGGATTCACCGAGCTTATAACAGGAACTAAGCGATCCATTTTGACAGGCGGAATGGTGTAACTTTTCTTCCGCTCTTAGTTCGATTTCTTGCCGAGGCGGGAAAGCCGAAAAAAGATAGATAGAGGCGACTGTGACTATTGTCACTAACAAAGCAGATACTGGGATTGACCATTTTAGCGATTTCTTTTTTAGCGATTTACCGTCATAAAGTGGGTTACCGTAAATGGTATATCTCGCCCATTCAATGCCACCTTCAGGGTACCGGATAGCCGATGCAAAACTTTCGCCTAAGCATGCCCCATCCAGGAACTTTGAATAGAATCGATCAGAAATTGTGGCCGCAGTTTTAGAATTTAGTAGGGAATTTGTACAGATTAGGGCTAGGGTTCCGTTGGCTAGAAACGCTTGTATGAGACCAGATCTATCGCGACCGTCATCATGTGTATGACCACTTTCACAGGAGTTGAGAAACACCATGCGCGGAGCTAATCCAAGCTCGATAATGTCGGATGCGCTAAGTTGGGAATCGGAAAAATGGAGCCCACCCACTGAAGAGTGACCGGCAAAGTGCATGAATTCGCATGCCTTGATGGACTCACAGGCTTCGGCTTTGGTAACACGCGCGCTTAGTAGATTTACCGACCTTCGGCTACCTAATACGCTCATCAGAGCAGCACCCTCTGTTCTAGCAGAAGGCAGGCTACCATCCGGGTCAGAGATAATCACAAATTTACTGTCAATAGGTCTTAAGAATGGGTCACGTTGATCTGGCATACGCACATGCCTTCCGACAATGAATCGGCTCCCTATCCATTGTTCATTGTCGATTCGCACACATTCCCAAGGGAAGTGAATCAATTCCTCCTCAAGATCAAGGTACAGCATTGCAGCAGTTGACCTAAGTAATTGGTCAGCTAGACCTTCTGGTATTACCGCTTTGGCAAGGTTTTCTCCTGCACTTAACAGGTCAATAATAGATGCATGGTTAAGTGCCCGGGCTACCGTCTCACGCGAGTATTTCGCTATTTCAGCAAAAGGGCGGTCCAGGGATTTAATGAAATTAGGTTGATTGATGCGTTCAGACGGATCCATACTTAAGAGCACATAACTAAGGTGCCCCTCTCGATCCAGTGATATGCGCATCGTCAGGAGCTTCATCTAAGTTCCATTTCAATTCTGTACACTTGATGGCCTGATGCTGAAATAGCAAAACTGTAAATCCCCTTGGACCAAGAACCCAAGGGGCTTCGCTCTCCCACGCGTAGGGCAACGGATCTGAGCAGGTCACCATCCTTTTCAAGCTGTACGACTACCCCATCTCTGGGACGACATTTTTTAATAGAGACAAACAGTGAGTACTGATCATTGATGTCAGCAATGATCTCAATTTCGGCGTCTGCTAACTTGCCCCCGGCGGCGAGCACTAATGCTTTTGGCCCTTGGGATCTGTATACGGGAACAACCTCTAGGGAGTTAAAGACCTCTGAAATGCTACCACCAATTGACTGAAGCACTACTTTGGCATGGTCCAGTGGTTTTTGAAGTTTTTCGATTAGAGTATCAGCAAGGTTAGTCGTCGCGTCAGGGGTCTGTATCATAGCCATACCTATACGAATGACTTCTGCATTGCAGAAGTTACAGACCTTGAGATGCTTCTCGAATTGTGCATTATCATCATCATTATCCCAGTAGGACCAATACGTGGCCTCGGAAGGACACTCTGCCCCCCGTTTTGTGGGAGTGGTGAGCAACTGATCCGATAGCTCTTTTAGCATTAGATACTTGTCCATACTTTCACCTACGCTATCTGGCTCAATTTGGTTTTTAATTTCGCATTATGATCGATGTATTCACGCAATTTGTTCTCAATCCGTCTCCTGATTCGGTCTACTTTGTTGATGTCCCAATTGAAAATCTCAGCAACTTCTTTTCGTGTTGGGTAGGGCTCTATGCCCTTTGACTGATATTCG
The window above is part of the Deltaproteobacteria bacterium genome. Proteins encoded here:
- a CDS encoding CHAT domain-containing protein, with amino-acid sequence MKLLTMRISLDREGHLSYVLLSMDPSERINQPNFIKSLDRPFAEIAKYSRETVARALNHASIIDLLSAGENLAKAVIPEGLADQLLRSTAAMLYLDLEEELIHFPWECVRIDNEQWIGSRFIVGRHVRMPDQRDPFLRPIDSKFVIISDPDGSLPSARTEGAALMSVLGSRRSVNLLSARVTKAEACESIKACEFMHFAGHSSVGGLHFSDSQLSASDIIELGLAPRMVFLNSCESGHTHDDGRDRSGLIQAFLANGTLALICTNSLLNSKTAATISDRFYSKFLDGACLGESFASAIRYPEGGIEWARYTIYGNPLYDGKSLKKKSLKWSIPVSALLVTIVTVASIYLFSAFPPRQEIELRAEEKLHHSACQNGSLSSCYKLGESLTHRGQTAAALPIFEENCESGDRSSCTSLAQQYLKQGSLERAKEKGAIGCSANESHCLGYLLALMEQNLTDEAKSLSVKLCEAGHGLACSVDATLLEAAGSLQESRDRHRKACELDYKLSCAQEALRAVRQDGDKSKLSVLQRYCEGRLVEGACTDYGSALISLGMIDEAIGAFDRDCSADTGFRSLSCELAGANILDHRPEKAKSYLEVACKAGRRSACAKLATETSQDKGNPCTGLQLTDCREYGYRLQKENNLLQASLIYEYVCNNGGYFACNDAGVLAMKRGNENDAERYYDHACKHDESLGCDNLALIFEKRGDKSRAIDITTKACERGLAGSCRRASNLIGQSLDSKLSLHYLARGCDLGHPESCNDLGYNSRTNPNKETAIESYKKACTAGLVRGCLNLGILYSDLGKDTEAITWFSQACNAGDKNGCDLKLLQEASGLAKEKRHGEASAILEQFCNDTRQDGCVDLGNLALDMNDKDRATKSFLKACHFGRNDACTIYGVQELAQGRNDLALEFCTKACAAGEKKGCECVKDIERLAKPR